From the Streptomyces sp. NBC_00390 genome, the window GGGCACGGTGTACGGCTGGTACACGAGCGCTCCCCAGACGAAGCCGCCGAGGAAGAGCACACAGCCGACGGCCACGGCCAGCCCCGACAGCACACTGCCGAGACGGCCGTGGCCGTCGTCGTCACGTCCGGTTCCGCTCATCCCAGCGCTCCTCTCCTCGGAGGTCCGATCCCGTGGGTCGCCCCCCGGGATCGGCGTTCTGGGACGGCACCCTACCCGGCGGTACGCCCGCTGGTCAGCCTCCTCCGCCACAGCACGATCGGCAGCGCGCCGACGAGGCCCATCGCCGCGGGCGCGGCCGTCGTGGCGGCAGCAGCGGCCTTGTTGATGCCGGGCTGATCGAAGGTCTCGGGCACCGGCAGGGTGGACCAGCGGCTCAGCGGCCAGGCAACCACGACAGCACGTCCGACGACCTTGTCGACCGGGACGAAGCCGCCGTTCTTGTCCTCCATGTGGTACCGGGAGTCCTGCGAGTTCTGCCGGTGGTCGCCCATGACCCAGATCCGGTCCTCGGGCACCTTGAACGGCCCGAACGACTGGTCGTCGCAGGGCGTGTTGCCGGGGTAGATGTACGGCTCGTCGAGTGCCTTGCCGTTGACCTTGACCGGGCCGCCCTTCTTGCACTCCACGGTGTCACCGGCGACCGCGATGGTCCGCTTGATCAGGTCCTTCTCCTCGGAGGAGGGCATGAGGCCGATGAAGCTCAGGAACTTCTGCAGGACGTTCGGGGTCGGGGTGGGTTCACCCTCGAGCCAGCCGCCCGGGTCGTGGAAGACCACTACCTCGCCCCGCTGCGGTTCGGAGCCGAACCACGGGGTGAGCTTGTCCACCAGCACACGGTCGCCCCGCTGGAGGGTGTTCTGCATCGAGGCCGAGGGAATCGAGAAGGCCTGCACCAGGAAGGTCTTGATCAGGAGCGCCAGCAGCAGCGCGATACCGATCAGGAGCGGCAGTTCCTTCCAGAAGGATCGCTGCTTCTTCTGTCCCGTACCGCTGCCCTCCGAGGATCCGTCGTCGCCCCCGGTGGTGTGCTCCGAGTCGTCCGTCACTGCCGACGTCGCCCCCGGGTGTCGCCCAGGCCTCTCATCGGGTTCATCGTGTCCGGAACGCGCGTCGACCGCCACATCCCCCACATCCACTCCTCACTACTCCGTGCGAACCGCCTGCCCGCGAGAAGGAGCAGACCCACCACTCCCATAACGAGCGGGAGTTCCGCAGGGCTCGGGAGCAGGATCATTCGATGGTGATCCTGAGTGGACACACTATGCGACGAGGACAGCGCCGCCGTCGCCCCGCCTCGCGCGTCGGGCACGGATGCGTAGGTGTCGTTCTCCTCCAGCTTGCGCCAGTGGTTCAGCGGCCAGGCGATGACGACCGCACGGCCCACCACCTGCTCCTCTGAGACGGTTCCCTGGCCCACCTCGTCGAGGTGGAAGCGGGAGTCCGCCGAGTCGGACCGGTGGTCACCCATCACGAACAGCCGCCCGGCCGGGACCTGCACATCGAACTTCAGCGTCGAAGGAACGTTTCCAGGGTGCAGATACGGCTCATTGAGCGGTACGCCGTTGACGCTGACCCGCCCGCCGCTGTCACAGCAGACCACCCGGTCCCCGCCGACGGCGATGACACGCTTGATGAGGTCCTTCTCGTTGTCCGAGGGCAGCAGTCCGATGAAGGTCAGCCCCTGCTTGACCTGTTTGACGACGACCGGGTCCTCCGCCTTCTTGGCCTCGTCCGGCGGCAGCCAGCCGCCCGGGTCCTTGAAGACGACCACATCGCCGCGCTGCGGCTTCGAGCCGAACCACGGGGTGAGCTTGTCCACCAGCACGCGGTCCTGGATCTGTATGGTCTGCTCCATCGAGCCCGAGGGGATCACGAAGGCCTGCACCAGGAAGGACTTCAGCACCAGGGCTATCAGCAGCGCCACGGAGATCAGGAGGGGGACCTCCTTGACCGCCGAGCGGCGGCGCTTGCGCTTGACCTTCTGGGCCAGCCGGCGTCGCTCGGCGCGGCCCGGCAGCGGCCGTGCGCCGTTCGTCGGCCGTGTCCCGGTCGGCAGCCGGGTGTCGGACCGGTGGCTGCCATGGCGCCCGCGGTTACCCATGGCCGCCGCCCGGCGTTCGTGGCACCTGGGGTACGTCCGCGAAGGCGGCGCCGGAGTCGAGAGAGGTCCAGCGGCCCACGGGCCAGGCGATCCAGTCCGCCC encodes:
- the lepB gene encoding signal peptidase I, translated to MAVDARSGHDEPDERPGRHPGATSAVTDDSEHTTGGDDGSSEGSGTGQKKQRSFWKELPLLIGIALLLALLIKTFLVQAFSIPSASMQNTLQRGDRVLVDKLTPWFGSEPQRGEVVVFHDPGGWLEGEPTPTPNVLQKFLSFIGLMPSSEEKDLIKRTIAVAGDTVECKKGGPVKVNGKALDEPYIYPGNTPCDDQSFGPFKVPEDRIWVMGDHRQNSQDSRYHMEDKNGGFVPVDKVVGRAVVVAWPLSRWSTLPVPETFDQPGINKAAAAATTAAPAAMGLVGALPIVLWRRRLTSGRTAG